Proteins encoded within one genomic window of Esox lucius isolate fEsoLuc1 chromosome 12, fEsoLuc1.pri, whole genome shotgun sequence:
- the LOC105022405 gene encoding membrane-associated guanylate kinase, WW and PDZ domain-containing protein 1, whose product MYIDAFKRLLLERLNCLKRMCVCQRQGSSFAMSKAAVRKLHWRSKVQESFIPVVGGSSGELGLAVGGGADYGEFPFITASPGGGLTVGDVILEIGGTPVLGMTLGDVRGVLNSCPHPICIKSVSPGSALCKDLRLYLSKCFTPGSVDSQLQQVIRENLYLRAVPCTTRHPRDGEISGVDYNFVSIEEFFSLEESGALLESGKFKGNYYGTPRPVHIGPESPPITYQEHRNLLRNFRTRSKSLSNLEKGAEEGENSGEDSGLSGRFTRDRLLPRGSAGIGNPHPHSPSPCRSQGSSGGYGSAVENILGSSNARGPAGIPDNWEVAFSDSGEPFYIDHNSKTTCWQNPRSHSSREATLDGSEFLGFTDQPGELRGFSVHTRLSKGPRGFGFNIVGGSRAREFLQVYSVTPGGPGALRTADILVYINDVCVLGTSHKEVVEMLKVVPVGHSVDVVLRRGYPMLYNPDGCPKQTHPGATDVCAPLPPAPTTSQPQPAHHHLLRPSTAPTRTQYHSLNGLPSYRPDAGYPGAGLDANGNATSAAGRLPTSYRCSSGQVVHSTATTPPSYRRSIGHLSDCPGYHLPSYRPSGRYQSDSSSPTPPSYRRSSGSIDPSTPPVRPPRSLKGLARLQAHENSQSDSEVVSAVGSCRASMIRNHNNNSLSTPPQRHRISKSDLSESDLSTSPLPVSRLPLPHSERPCLSPSPGRGAYSCLVRPQASLLRPPPSPDGPCFSFNGFHGNTSGSGSPSSNSSPGALSLGSGAGLRGGGELVPVALAQCESGRGMGFSLTAGGQGGRLVLVKRVWDRRQCSSLQPGDAIMKINGADVQTLSFAQVQRVLQEHTKQGEVILLVHRGGSRYCSVSPNSTRRVPSPLLHPPSPPVALDNNRSAPAEVLVPPRPSSTPPLLLPAMARSSLVQSTSFLESVPVTLTMEPKDWLNVGTEGEADRGMVPPGTGPEGTGRKRVPRGFHVELRRKPGEGFGFVIASQDVENGKAASLLPHRFVTVRRGSPAARSGQIRPGDRLEAVDGHSVMTLPHQELAQLLRRAGNTLRLTIVPRPSTYSSSLSETTDYDANNRSRKGHRSRPKHDSRYYSVDLDRGPTGFGFSLRGGSEYNMGLYVLGLMEGGPASRSHKVQVSDQLVEINGESTAGMSHSQAVQQIRRAGFRIHLVLKKGNGYVPDYGHEFRVTSPSLPQRHPEEQSVAAVDLPHQEGCFTGVKQKSNNSSDQGGSPPRHALKDHDNHDIHKDAERYSRSQRRNARTDGERKSRSQRRNARTDGERKSRSEKRVRKRQNHGKTEGVEKVNKAEEEEEVDDEEEQDVDRPIPSQRLPRPKQDWEEEDAEEEKARNSRERKTEKERELEGERLREEEQKRVDVGWRETKWKRESVRDEMRGEVHEQSDWEEGVMSQSLNNLLSLESPITPPLERNPFSFLTPSSEYDESESETSHSDGSVFAASACGISLTHTEGSVLGARGLLAPGPWLTPSPESIAEVTQENRFIGEQRGRVRRTGVMEESGI is encoded by the exons CTCTTTTGCCATGTCTAAGGCAGCCGTGAGGAAGCTGCACTGGCGTTCCAAGGTCCAGGAGAGCTTCATCCCCGTGGTTGGGGGTTCCTCTGGGGAGCTGGGCCTGGCTGTGGGCGGTGGAGCTGACTACGGAGAGTTCCCATTCATCACAGCATCCCCTGGGGGCGGGCTGACAGTGGGCGATGTGATCCTAGAGATTGGGGGGACTCCAGTGTTAGGGATGACGCTAGGAGATGTCCGGGGGGTCCTCAACTCCTGCCCCCATCCCATCTGCATCAAGTCCGTCTCCCCAG GCTCTGCGTTATGTAAGGACCTCAGGTTGTATTTGAGTAAGTGTTTCACGCCGGGCTCCGTGGACAGCCAACTCCAGCAAGTTATTCGGGAGAACCTGTACCTCCGAGCCGTGCCAT GTACAACCAGACATCCCCGTGATGGGGAGATCTCAGGAGTAGATTATAACTTTGTCTCCATAGAAGAGTTCTTCTCCCTGGAGGAGTCAGGAGCTCTGCTTGAGAGTGGCAAGTTCAAAg GAAACTACTACGGTACCCCCCGGCCAGTACACATCGGTCCAGAAAGCCCTCCTATCACCTACCAGGAACACCGAAACCTGCTCAGAAACTTCCGGACACGCAGCAAATCTCTTAGCAACCTGGAGAAAGGAGCCGAGGAGGGGGAGAACAGCGGGGAAGACTCTGGCCTGTCAGGCAGGTTTACCAGAGACAGACTGCTCCCCC GTGGATCAGCAGGTATCGGCAATCCACacccccactccccctccccGTGCCGGTCCCAGGGGTCCAGTGGGGGGTATGGCAGCGCTGTGGAGAACATCCTGGGCAGCAGCAACGCCAGAGGGCCAGCCGGGATCCCAGACAACTGGGAGGTGGCcttcagtgactcaggagaGCCTTTCTACATAGA CCATAATTCCAAGACGACCTGCTGGCAGAACCCTCGCTCTCACAGCAGCAGAGAAGCTACGCTCGACGGGAGTGAAT TTCTAGGGTTTACCGACCAGCCTGGGGAGCTGAGGGGGTTTTCTGTCCACACACGCCTCTCCAAGGGCCCCAGGGGGTTTGGTTTCAACATTGTGGGTGGCAGCAGAGCCAGGGAGTTCCTCCAGGTCTACAGCGTCACACCAGGGGGACCTGGAGCTCTCAGGACAG CGGATATCCTGGTGTACATCAACGACGTCTGTGTCCTGGGCACGTCTCATAAAGAGGTGGTGGAGATGCTGAAGGTGGTGCCTGTCGGCCACAGCGTGGACGTGGTACTGCGGAGGGGCTACCCCATGCTCTACAACCCCGACGGATGTCCCAAGCAGACCCACCCGGGGGCGACTGACGTctgtgcccccctcccccccgcccccaccacCAGCCAGCCCCAGCCCGCCCACCATCACCTCCTCCGCCCGTCCACGGCCCCAACCCGGACCCAGTATCACAGTCTCAACGGACTGCCGTCCTACCGCCCTGACGCGGGCTACCCGGGTGCGGGACTCGATGCCAATGGGAACGCCACCTCAGCAGCTGGCCGACTTCCAACGTCTTACAGGTGCTCCAGCGGTCAGGTCGTCCACTCCACGGCCACCACTCCACCCTCGTACCGGAGATCCATTGGTCACCTCTCTGACTGCCCCGGCTACCATCTCCCCTCGTACAGGCCGTCCGGCCGCTACCAGTCCGACTCTAGCTCCCCAACACCGCCGTCTTACAGGCGTTCCAGTGGTAGCATTGATCCCAGCACCCCCCCAGTCCGGCCGCCCCGCTCCCTGAAGGGCCTTGCCCGCCTGCAGGCCCACGAAAACTCCCAGAGTGACAGTGAGGTGGTCTCAGCCGTTGGCTCATgcag GGCGTCCATGATCCGTAACCACAACAATAACTCCCTCTCCACCCCACCCCAGCGCCACAGAATCTCTAAGAGCGACCTGTCGGAGAGTGACCTGTCCACCTCCCCACTCCCCGTGTCCAGACTGCCCCTGCCCCACTCAGAGAGACCCTGTCTGTCACCCTCCCCTGGTAGAGGGGCATACTCCTGCCTCGTCAGACCCCAGGCCTCCCTGCTGAGGCCCCCTCCTAGCCCCGATGGCCCCTgcttcagctttaatggctttCACGGCAACACCAGTGGAAGCGGCAGCCCCAGCAGCAACTCGTCTCCAGGGGCGCTGAGCCTGGGCAGTGGGGCTGGGTtgagaggtggaggggagcTGGTCCCCGTGGCCCTGGCTCAGTGTGAGTCTGGACGGGGAATGGGTTTCAGCTTGACGGCCGGGGGACAGGGAGGGCGGCTGGTCCTGGTCAAGAGAGTCTGGGATAGGAGGCAGTGCTCTTCCCTGCAGCCAGGCGATGCTATCATGAAGATCAATGGAGCAGATGTCCAGACTCTCAGTTTTGCCCAG GTTCAACGAGTTCTCCAGGAACACACTAAACAAGGAGAAGTCATCTTATTAGTTCACAGAGGAG GCTCCCGCTATTGTTCTGTCTCCCCAAACTCAACGCGGAGGGTCCCCTCACCACTCCTGCACCCACCCTCTCCACCTGTGGCCTTGGACAACAACAGGTCTGCCCCCGCTGAAGTTCTGGTGCCGCCCCGTCcgtcctccacccctcctctcttACTCCCAGCTATGGCCCGCTCCTCTCTGGTTCAGAGCACCAGTTTCCTGGAGTCAGTTCCAGTCACCCTCACCATGGAGCCCAAAGACTGGCTGAACGTGGGCACGGAGGGCGAGGCGGACAGGGGGATGGTGCCTCCGGGAACTGGGCCGGAGGGCACGGGACGGAAGCGGGTGCCGCGGGGATTCCATGTGGAGCTGAGGAGGAAACCTGGAGAGGGATTTGGATTTGTCATCGCTTCACAGGATGTAGAGAATGGAAAAG ctgcctctctcctcccccaccgCTTTGTGACGGTGCGTCGCGGCAGCCCTGCGGCCAGAAGCGGTCAAATCCGGCCTGGGGACCGCCTGGAGGCAGTGGATGGGCATTCTGTGATGACCCTTCCCCACCAAGAACTAGCCCAGCTCCTCCGCAGAGCTGGAAACACTCTACGGCTTACCATTGTCCCCCGTCCGAGCACCT ACTCCTCCAGCCTATCAGAAACCACAGATTATGACGCCAACAACAGAAGCCGGAAAGGTCACAGGTCACGACCCAAG catGACTCCAGATATTACAGTGTGGATCTGGACCGCGGCCCGACGGGATTTGGGTTCAGCCTGCGAGGGGGCAGTGAGTACAACATGGGTCTGTACGTCCTGGGGCTGATGGAGGGGGGCCCTGCCTCACGCAGCCACAAAGTGCAG GTTAGTGACCAGTTGGTGGAGATCAACGGGGAAAGCACGGCTGGAATGAGCCACAGCCAGGCTGTGCAGCAGATACGCAGGGCTGGCTTCCGTATACACCTGGTGCTGAAGAAGGGCAATGGATACGTCCCTGACTACG GCCATGAGTTCAGAgtcacctccccctccctcccacagcggcaccccgagGAGCAGAGTGTGGCTGCAGTAGACCTGCCCCACCAAGAGGGCTGCTTTACTGGGGTAAAGCAGAAGAGCAACAACAGCAGCGACCAAGGAGGCAGTCCACCCAGACATGCCCTGAAGGACCATGACAACCATGACATACACAAGGACGCAGAGAGGTATAGCAGGAGTCAGAGGAGAAATGcaaggacagatggagagaggaaaagcCGGAGTCAGAGGAGAAATGcaaggacagatggagagaggaaaagcCGGAGTGAGAAGAGGGTCAGGAAGAGGCAGAACCATGGGAAAACGGAGGGGGTTGAGAAGGTTAACAaagcggaggaggaggaggaggtagatGACGAAGAGGAGCAAGATGTTGACAGACCCATTCCTTCCCAAAGGCTGCCCAGGCCCAAGCAAGACTGGGAGGAAGAGGACGCGGAGGAAGAGAAGGCGAGGAACAGCAGAGAAAGGAAAacggaaaaagagagggagttggagggggagagactgagggaggaaGAGCAGAAGAGGGTTGATGTGGGTTGGAgggagaccaagtggaagaggGAGAGTGTCAGGGATGAGATGAGGGGAGAGGTTCACGAGCAGAGTGACTGGGAGGAGGGAGTGATGTCTCAGTCCCTGAACAACCTGCTCTCCTTGGAGTCTCCCATCACACCTCCACTAGAGAGAAATCCCTTCTCCTTCCTCACCCCATCCTCAGAGTATGATGAGTCAGAGTCCGAAACCAGCCACTCGGATGGCAGTGTGTTTGCGGCCAGTGCCTGTGGCATCTCTCTTACCCACACAGAAGGGTCTGTTCTGGGGGCCCGGGGCCTGTTGGCCCCAGGCCCCTGGCTCACACCCAGCCCAGAGAGCATCGCTGAGGTCACGCAGGAGAACAGGTTTAtaggagagcagagaggaagagtTAGGAGGACAGGGGTCATGGAGGAATCAGGAATATAA